Proteins encoded in a region of the Leptolyngbya subtilissima AS-A7 genome:
- a CDS encoding alr0857 family protein, protein MLKLTYSDADLLIEHLDLTVEAMVTQRSLVALRAGQPLVVQPGYGAFALPADLPGIAAFKARSQGAIDIAPCDIDWLEVTLRGTWLADNAASAEGILVVELGPQLESQLVALWQRSLNWVAAPCSQGR, encoded by the coding sequence ATGTTGAAGCTAACTTATTCCGATGCAGATTTATTGATTGAGCATTTAGATCTCACCGTAGAAGCGATGGTCACCCAGCGCAGCTTAGTAGCTCTGCGGGCCGGACAGCCCCTGGTGGTGCAGCCGGGCTATGGAGCCTTTGCCCTGCCCGCCGACCTACCGGGAATTGCTGCATTCAAAGCTAGAAGTCAGGGGGCGATCGACATTGCCCCCTGCGATATCGACTGGCTCGAAGTCACCCTGCGGGGCACCTGGCTAGCCGACAATGCCGCCAGCGCCGAGGGCATTTTGGTGGTCGAACTTGGCCCCCAACTAGAGTCTCAGCTCGTCGCCCTGTGGCAGCGCAGCCTGAACTGGGTAGCGGCCCCCTGCTCTCAGGGGCGCTAA
- the trxA gene encoding thioredoxin, giving the protein MADDATYLTLTADNFEAEVMQSDVPVLVDFWAAWCGPCRIMNPIVEELAETFAGRAKVAKLNVDEEDALALQYHVMAIPTLIFFQNGERVDTIEGVVSKDDLVARLEALVTAGSAV; this is encoded by the coding sequence ATGGCTGACGATGCAACCTACCTCACCCTGACCGCCGACAACTTTGAGGCCGAGGTGATGCAGAGCGATGTGCCGGTGCTGGTCGACTTTTGGGCCGCCTGGTGTGGCCCCTGCCGCATCATGAACCCCATTGTGGAAGAGCTGGCCGAAACCTTTGCCGGTCGGGCTAAGGTCGCCAAGCTCAATGTCGACGAAGAAGACGCCCTGGCCCTCCAGTATCACGTGATGGCCATCCCCACCCTGATCTTCTTTCAGAATGGGGAGCGGGTTGACACCATCGAAGGTGTCGTCTCCAAGGATGACCTGGTGGCTCGGCTAGAGGCGTTGGTAACCGCCGGTTCGGCAGTTTAG
- a CDS encoding DUF4870 domain-containing protein: MNQLDSNPESRMWAMLAHLSALSGFVLPFGNIIGPLVIWLVKRDEMSFVNDQAKEALNFNISMTIYMVVAGVLIFVLVGIPLMIVLGIAWLVLVILAAVKANEGTAYRYPLTLRLIN, encoded by the coding sequence ATGAACCAGCTCGACTCCAACCCAGAATCGCGCATGTGGGCTATGCTTGCTCACCTCAGCGCTCTGTCTGGCTTTGTTCTTCCCTTTGGCAATATTATTGGGCCTCTCGTCATTTGGCTGGTTAAGCGCGACGAAATGTCCTTCGTCAATGACCAAGCTAAGGAAGCGCTCAACTTCAATATCTCCATGACCATCTATATGGTGGTTGCAGGGGTATTGATTTTTGTGCTAGTTGGGATTCCTTTAATGATTGTTTTGGGCATCGCCTGGTTAGTTTTGGTCATTTTAGCGGCAGTTAAGGCTAACGAAGGGACAGCCTATCGATATCCCTTAACGCTGCGATTAATAAATTAG
- the rpmF gene encoding 50S ribosomal protein L32 encodes MAVPKKKTSKQKRDQRRATWKRTAALQAKKAMSLGKSVLTGRSTSFVYPNDEEDDDEE; translated from the coding sequence ATGGCGGTTCCCAAGAAGAAAACCTCCAAACAAAAGCGTGACCAGCGTCGCGCCACCTGGAAGCGCACCGCAGCGCTTCAGGCTAAGAAAGCCATGTCCCTCGGCAAGTCTGTGCTCACCGGGCGGTCTACTAGCTTTGTGTATCCCAACGATGAAGAGGACGACGACGAAGAGTAA
- a CDS encoding caspase family protein, whose amino-acid sequence MASHWPVIVGINQYQSLQPLMYAQFDALELRDFLVAEVGLPAQYCSLLTDISAVVYEGAAAPTREVMLQRLAQSCDRAGPEDTVWFFFSGYGVLWQGKDYLLPIDADPNRIEQTGILVETLLNQLAQGNQRQSIVMLDMNRPQSALSPAPGGSNLGDQTLSLAKSLEIPLVLSCQPNQFSQETLAVRHGLFTEALIEGMRFHGCLTLAQLVSYLRDRVPELCQHHWRPVQNPVALVPAGQQYAMLVPPSLVGQMPVGVMPPPEILSEPQPEPEIALPVEPSPGWSVYPALVPIDPPNNEFAKPWPPTQPLEPKLLPGVLPEATKPSAPSQPTASSLVPWQRWGILVAGLLLLGVLWRNQESFVGGGSATAPSVVPPTDGAVVGGVANPAAETVGEPLFPGTAASGAEALARARTALDQRQFGEALSWLTQIPEGERPEDYEALVDQAEMGYTNAELSGGAALNQARRLIEPVSASLFNDAIEQARQVPVGDPAYDQAQADIERWSLVILDLAEGRAAAGDLDAAISAARLVPEDQGETWGQAQAQIQKWEQSRINRQLLQEAQSLLQPDQATSFQSAIAIAQQIPPDYPESAIAQERIDQWSRDILAIARARAASGQLPSAISAAGLVPPGTSAYEQAQQEIQQWQGQ is encoded by the coding sequence ATGGCAAGCCACTGGCCCGTGATCGTTGGCATCAATCAATATCAATCGCTTCAGCCCCTGATGTACGCCCAGTTTGATGCCCTCGAACTGCGAGACTTTTTGGTGGCCGAGGTGGGATTGCCGGCCCAGTATTGCTCGCTGCTGACGGATATTTCGGCGGTGGTCTATGAGGGGGCGGCTGCGCCAACCCGCGAGGTGATGCTGCAACGGTTGGCCCAGAGCTGCGATCGCGCTGGCCCCGAAGATACCGTGTGGTTTTTCTTTAGCGGCTACGGGGTGCTGTGGCAGGGGAAAGATTACCTACTGCCCATTGATGCTGACCCCAATCGCATTGAGCAAACCGGCATTTTGGTAGAAACGCTGCTGAATCAATTGGCCCAGGGGAATCAGCGCCAATCCATCGTCATGCTCGACATGAACCGGCCTCAGAGCGCTCTCAGCCCTGCTCCTGGGGGCAGCAACCTAGGCGATCAAACCCTGTCTCTGGCTAAAAGTCTGGAGATTCCTCTGGTGCTCTCCTGCCAGCCCAACCAGTTTTCTCAGGAGACGCTGGCGGTGCGCCACGGGCTATTTACCGAGGCCCTGATTGAAGGCATGCGGTTCCACGGCTGTTTGACCTTGGCGCAATTGGTGAGTTACCTGCGCGATCGCGTGCCTGAGCTGTGCCAGCACCACTGGCGACCGGTGCAAAATCCTGTGGCATTGGTGCCTGCTGGCCAGCAGTACGCCATGCTCGTACCCCCAAGCCTGGTGGGCCAAATGCCCGTTGGCGTCATGCCCCCGCCTGAGATCTTGTCAGAACCTCAGCCAGAGCCAGAAATTGCCTTGCCGGTAGAGCCGAGTCCAGGCTGGTCGGTTTACCCAGCTCTGGTGCCTATAGATCCGCCCAACAATGAATTTGCTAAGCCTTGGCCACCGACCCAGCCGCTAGAACCGAAGCTGCTGCCGGGAGTTCTGCCTGAGGCCACGAAGCCGTCCGCTCCGAGTCAACCAACTGCCTCTAGCCTGGTGCCCTGGCAGCGCTGGGGAATTTTGGTAGCGGGCCTCCTGCTGCTCGGTGTGCTGTGGCGCAACCAAGAGAGCTTTGTGGGGGGAGGTTCTGCCACCGCGCCATCCGTCGTCCCCCCTACCGATGGGGCTGTTGTGGGGGGAGTTGCCAATCCTGCTGCTGAGACGGTTGGGGAACCCCTATTTCCAGGAACGGCTGCGAGTGGTGCCGAGGCCCTAGCACGAGCTAGAACGGCCCTTGACCAGCGTCAGTTTGGCGAGGCGCTGAGCTGGCTAACCCAAATTCCTGAGGGCGAACGTCCTGAAGATTACGAAGCCCTGGTTGACCAAGCTGAAATGGGCTATACCAACGCTGAGCTGTCGGGGGGGGCTGCCCTCAACCAGGCCCGCCGTCTGATTGAGCCGGTTTCGGCCTCCCTCTTTAACGATGCTATTGAGCAGGCTCGGCAGGTGCCTGTTGGGGATCCGGCCTATGACCAGGCTCAGGCTGATATTGAGCGCTGGAGTTTGGTAATTTTAGACCTTGCCGAAGGTCGAGCCGCTGCAGGTGATTTAGATGCAGCCATTTCGGCCGCCCGCCTTGTGCCTGAAGACCAGGGTGAGACCTGGGGACAGGCCCAGGCTCAAATTCAAAAGTGGGAGCAGAGTCGAATCAACCGGCAGCTGCTGCAAGAGGCCCAGAGCTTACTGCAGCCCGACCAGGCCACCTCGTTTCAGTCGGCGATCGCGATCGCTCAGCAAATTCCCCCCGACTACCCCGAGTCGGCGATCGCCCAGGAGCGTATCGATCAGTGGAGCCGAGATATTTTGGCGATCGCCCGCGCCCGCGCTGCCTCTGGCCAGCTTCCCAGCGCCATCTCTGCCGCGGGCCTAGTGCCCCCAGGTACTAGCGCCTATGAGCAGGCTCAGCAGGAGATTCAGCAGTGGCAGGGGCAGTGA
- a CDS encoding DUF427 domain-containing protein, whose product MFSPPNRIAPGPGQESVWDYPRPPRLEDSTRHIRVVFNGVVIADSRRTKRVLETSHPPTYYIPPEDVQMQYFQPVPRSTFCEWKGAAVYFTVAVGERVAEQVAWAYPQPTEAFESIANYIALYPSRMEACYVDDELVKSQPGDFYGGWITSDIVGPFKGDPGTWGW is encoded by the coding sequence ATGTTTTCTCCCCCCAACCGCATTGCCCCCGGTCCTGGTCAAGAATCCGTCTGGGATTACCCGCGTCCGCCCCGTTTAGAAGACTCGACTCGGCACATTCGCGTGGTGTTTAACGGTGTGGTGATTGCCGATTCGCGGCGCACCAAGCGGGTGCTAGAGACTAGCCATCCGCCGACATACTACATTCCTCCTGAGGATGTACAGATGCAGTATTTTCAGCCGGTACCCCGCTCGACGTTCTGCGAATGGAAAGGGGCAGCGGTGTATTTCACTGTAGCGGTGGGCGAACGGGTGGCCGAGCAGGTTGCCTGGGCCTATCCTCAGCCTACGGAAGCGTTCGAGAGCATTGCCAACTACATCGCCCTCTACCCCAGCCGCATGGAAGCCTGCTACGTCGATGATGAGCTGGTGAAGTCCCAGCCTGGCGACTTCTACGGCGGCTGGATTACCTCAGATATCGTTGGCCCCTTTAAAGGCGACCCCGGCACCTGGGGATGGTAA
- the murD gene encoding UDP-N-acetylmuramoyl-L-alanine--D-glutamate ligase has protein sequence MKNAHVIGLGKSGVAAARLLHREGWQVVLSDRGTSPALVTQQEALRQDGITVLLDYSFVPDSRTNLLVVSPGVPWDSPALVAARENGLEVIGETELAWRFLQDRPWVGITGTNGKTTTTALTAAIFQAAGLNAPACGNIGYAACELALESTVPDWVIAELSSYQIEASATLAPQIGLWTTLTPDHLQRHGTVENYAQIKATLMHRSELAVFNGDDPYLRQHMPEEFPSAYWTSAAGKRAIAPLRPTAYIDEGWVKFEGIPIVRADALRMVGDHNQQNLLLAVTAACLAELDAEAIASGVTTFPGVPHRLEHICTWQGIDFINDSKATNYDAAEVGLRSVEAPAVLIAGGEAKEGDDTAWVQRIHERAATVLLIGDAAPQFAQRLETAGYRNYAIVENMERAVERGAEVAPSLGASVVLLSPACASFDQYPNFEQRGEHFRQLCQERFS, from the coding sequence ATGAAAAACGCCCATGTAATTGGTCTGGGTAAGTCAGGAGTAGCGGCAGCGCGGCTGCTGCACCGCGAAGGCTGGCAGGTAGTGCTGAGCGATCGCGGCACCAGCCCCGCCCTAGTCACCCAGCAGGAAGCCCTACGCCAGGACGGCATCACCGTACTGCTCGACTACAGCTTTGTGCCCGATAGCCGCACCAACCTGCTAGTGGTCAGCCCCGGCGTGCCGTGGGATAGCCCCGCCCTGGTAGCCGCCCGCGAGAACGGATTGGAAGTCATTGGCGAAACCGAGCTGGCCTGGCGGTTCTTGCAAGATCGCCCTTGGGTCGGCATTACCGGTACCAACGGCAAAACCACTACCACGGCCCTGACCGCCGCCATCTTCCAGGCCGCTGGGCTCAATGCGCCCGCCTGCGGCAACATTGGCTATGCCGCCTGCGAACTGGCCCTAGAATCAACGGTGCCCGACTGGGTGATTGCCGAGCTGAGCAGCTACCAGATTGAGGCCTCGGCTACCCTGGCTCCGCAAATTGGCCTGTGGACTACGCTCACCCCCGACCACCTGCAGCGCCACGGCACCGTCGAGAACTACGCCCAGATCAAAGCCACGCTGATGCACCGCTCAGAGCTGGCGGTGTTCAACGGCGACGACCCCTACCTGCGCCAGCACATGCCGGAGGAGTTTCCCTCTGCCTACTGGACGAGCGCCGCAGGGAAGCGGGCCATTGCGCCCCTGCGACCCACCGCCTACATCGACGAGGGTTGGGTAAAGTTTGAAGGCATTCCTATCGTGCGGGCCGATGCCTTACGCATGGTGGGTGACCACAACCAGCAAAATCTGCTGCTGGCGGTCACGGCAGCTTGCTTGGCAGAGCTGGATGCAGAGGCGATCGCCTCTGGAGTGACCACCTTCCCCGGCGTGCCCCATCGGCTAGAGCACATCTGCACCTGGCAGGGGATTGATTTCATCAATGATTCAAAGGCGACTAACTACGATGCGGCTGAGGTGGGGCTGCGATCGGTAGAGGCCCCAGCCGTGCTGATTGCCGGTGGCGAAGCTAAGGAAGGCGACGACACCGCCTGGGTGCAGCGCATTCACGAACGGGCCGCCACCGTGCTGCTGATTGGCGACGCCGCCCCCCAGTTTGCCCAGCGCCTAGAGACCGCAGGCTACCGCAACTACGCCATTGTCGAGAACATGGAGCGAGCAGTGGAGCGGGGTGCTGAGGTAGCCCCATCCCTGGGGGCCTCAGTTGTGCTGCTTTCCCCCGCCTGTGCCAGCTTTGATCAGTATCCCAACTTTGAGCAGCGGGGCGAACACTTCCGCCAGCTTTGCCAGGAGCGATTTTCCTAG
- the glyS gene encoding glycine--tRNA ligase subunit beta: MATFLLEVGTEELPASFVSDALHQWQTRIPAELTEQALAPEAVRFYGTPRRLAVMLDGLPVRQPDRQEEVKGPPAQAAFKDGQPTKAAEGFAKSRGVDVSALEVRDTDKGSFVFVNQEIRGRAATDILTELIPQWILGLEGKRFMRWGDGDLRFPRPIRWLVALMDNEVLPITLENGSLVCTSDRISQGHRVLHPEPVPLRRAQDYVEALRDAYVEIDPAARCLLIQHQVEEKAKSLGGVPMISAALLDEVTNLVEWPTAVVGKFDTEFLDLPPEVAIIEMESHQRYFPLKQKAEGLALMPSFITISNGDPSKNAIIAEGNARVIRARLSDGKFFFDADRAQPLDAFVAKLETVTFEERLGSMAAKVKRIGTVADHLCDQLNLGAQPRQHIRRAAYLCKADLVTQMVGEFPELQGVMGQKYALHSGEPEAVATAIVEHYLPKGAQDSLPQTLAGQVVGIADRLDTLVGIFSTGQLPTGSSDPFALRRAANAVLNIIWAAGLPLNLAKLLDTVVQDFAQDPTLAINAPEALRTQLHDFFLQRVQTLLQDEQGIDYDLVNAVLSDRALSDPLDVKDRALFLQAMRRNGRMDKVYETVNRATRLAAQGTLDTNVLDPEGVIAEVKLEAKAEHAFLAALKTLVPQTQAAQASRDYDRLVAGLEQVAPVVSGFFDGPDSVLVMADEPAVRQNRLNLLGLLRNHALVLGDFGAIVKG, from the coding sequence ATGGCGACATTTTTACTGGAAGTTGGCACCGAAGAACTGCCCGCCAGTTTCGTTAGCGATGCCCTCCACCAGTGGCAGACCCGGATTCCTGCCGAATTGACAGAGCAAGCTCTAGCCCCCGAAGCGGTGCGCTTCTATGGCACCCCCCGCCGCCTGGCGGTGATGCTCGACGGGCTGCCCGTGCGCCAGCCCGATCGCCAGGAAGAGGTCAAAGGCCCCCCGGCCCAGGCGGCCTTTAAGGATGGTCAGCCGACTAAAGCCGCCGAGGGCTTTGCTAAATCTAGGGGCGTAGATGTATCTGCCCTAGAGGTGCGCGACACCGACAAGGGATCGTTTGTGTTTGTCAATCAAGAGATTCGGGGGCGGGCGGCCACCGATATTTTGACCGAGCTGATTCCCCAGTGGATTTTGGGGCTGGAGGGCAAGCGGTTTATGCGCTGGGGCGACGGCGACCTGCGCTTTCCGCGCCCGATTCGCTGGCTGGTGGCGCTGATGGATAACGAGGTGCTGCCCATCACCCTCGAGAATGGGTCGCTGGTCTGTACGAGCGATCGCATCTCTCAGGGTCACCGCGTGCTGCACCCTGAGCCCGTACCACTACGTCGCGCCCAAGACTACGTCGAGGCACTGCGCGACGCCTACGTTGAAATCGACCCCGCCGCCCGTTGCCTGCTAATTCAGCACCAGGTCGAGGAGAAGGCCAAGTCCCTGGGGGGCGTGCCGATGATTTCTGCTGCCCTGCTCGACGAAGTCACTAATCTGGTGGAATGGCCCACCGCCGTCGTGGGCAAGTTCGACACCGAATTTCTCGACCTGCCGCCAGAGGTCGCCATCATCGAAATGGAGAGCCACCAGCGCTACTTTCCGCTGAAGCAGAAGGCCGAAGGGTTGGCGCTGATGCCTAGCTTTATCACCATCTCCAACGGCGACCCCAGCAAAAACGCAATTATCGCCGAGGGCAACGCTCGGGTGATTCGCGCCCGCCTTTCCGACGGCAAGTTTTTCTTCGACGCCGATCGCGCCCAGCCCCTCGACGCCTTTGTGGCCAAGCTCGAAACCGTCACTTTTGAAGAACGGCTGGGCTCCATGGCCGCCAAGGTAAAGCGGATTGGCACCGTGGCCGACCACCTCTGCGACCAGCTCAACCTAGGAGCTCAGCCCCGCCAGCATATTCGCCGCGCCGCCTATCTGTGTAAGGCCGACCTGGTCACCCAAATGGTGGGCGAGTTTCCCGAACTCCAGGGGGTGATGGGGCAAAAGTATGCCCTCCACAGCGGCGAGCCGGAGGCCGTAGCCACCGCCATTGTCGAGCACTATTTGCCAAAGGGCGCACAGGATAGCCTGCCCCAAACCCTGGCCGGGCAGGTGGTGGGCATTGCCGATCGCCTCGACACTCTAGTTGGCATTTTTAGCACTGGCCAGCTGCCCACGGGCTCCTCAGACCCCTTCGCCCTGCGGCGGGCCGCCAACGCGGTGCTAAATATTATCTGGGCGGCGGGGCTGCCCCTAAATTTGGCGAAACTGCTCGATACCGTGGTGCAAGACTTTGCTCAGGATCCAACCCTGGCGATCAACGCCCCCGAAGCGCTGCGCACCCAGCTCCACGACTTTTTCTTGCAGCGGGTGCAGACGCTGCTGCAAGACGAGCAGGGCATCGACTACGACTTGGTGAACGCGGTACTGAGCGATCGCGCCCTCAGCGATCCGCTAGATGTCAAGGATCGCGCCCTGTTCTTGCAAGCTATGCGCCGTAACGGCCGCATGGATAAGGTCTACGAAACCGTAAACCGGGCCACCCGCCTGGCCGCCCAGGGCACCCTCGACACCAATGTGCTCGACCCCGAGGGCGTGATTGCTGAGGTCAAGCTAGAGGCTAAGGCCGAGCATGCCTTCTTGGCAGCGCTCAAAACCCTGGTGCCCCAGACCCAGGCAGCCCAGGCTAGCCGTGACTACGACCGGTTGGTGGCGGGCCTAGAGCAGGTAGCCCCGGTGGTCAGCGGCTTCTTTGATGGCCCCGACAGCGTGCTGGTGATGGCCGACGAGCCAGCGGTGCGGCAAAACCGCCTCAACCTGCTGGGGCTGCTGCGCAACCACGCCCTGGTACTGGGCGACTTTGGCGCTATCGTTAAGGGATAG
- a CDS encoding adenylate/guanylate cyclase domain-containing protein: MTNASPDSGAIPGIILVAPVADSPLGPLVELLDVLRAAGYEVHQATGEDDIIAAAEATPPDLILLALEQFDTAAMRLCHRLKKRPLTRQVAIAVIGRDQALARRLRAFEFGVVDYIDQALWVEEAAARIKAQVTTHRMQRRLRQQAQRAVSAGSATNLLADLQKALRRQAQLLQAQNLQLQQEMQEREQAQQALRLEQQKSEQLLLNILPRAVVDKLKQLEGSLAERFDDVTILFADIVNFTPLAAQISPLELVNWLNQIFSAFDRLAEQYQLEKIKTIGDAYMVVGGLPLPRPDHAEAIMEMALAMQEAAAHITRNDGQKFELRIGINTGPVVAGVIGIKKFSYDLWGDAVNIASRMESHGVPGKIQITEATYQHLKHRYTFEEVGQVMVKGHGYLTTYQYSGPEQKA; encoded by the coding sequence GCCTCTGGTGGAGTTATTAGACGTGCTACGAGCCGCGGGCTACGAGGTGCACCAGGCCACTGGCGAAGACGACATCATTGCGGCAGCCGAAGCAACTCCTCCCGACCTAATTTTGCTAGCACTAGAGCAGTTTGATACGGCCGCTATGCGGCTGTGTCACCGCCTCAAAAAACGGCCCCTCACTCGCCAGGTAGCCATAGCCGTAATTGGCCGAGATCAGGCCCTGGCTCGACGCCTGCGGGCCTTTGAATTTGGCGTGGTCGACTACATAGACCAGGCTCTCTGGGTTGAAGAGGCCGCCGCCCGCATTAAGGCCCAGGTGACCACCCACCGCATGCAGCGACGGCTGCGGCAGCAGGCACAGCGGGCGGTCTCGGCGGGCAGCGCCACTAACCTCTTGGCCGATCTGCAAAAGGCTCTGCGCCGCCAAGCCCAGCTTTTGCAGGCTCAAAATCTTCAGCTTCAGCAAGAAATGCAGGAGCGCGAACAGGCCCAGCAGGCCCTACGCCTGGAGCAGCAAAAGTCAGAGCAGCTATTGTTAAACATTCTGCCGCGGGCGGTGGTCGACAAGCTCAAACAGCTCGAGGGGTCGTTGGCCGAGCGCTTCGACGACGTCACGATTTTGTTTGCCGACATTGTTAACTTCACTCCCCTGGCCGCTCAGATTAGCCCCCTAGAGCTGGTCAACTGGCTCAATCAGATTTTCTCGGCCTTCGATCGCCTGGCCGAGCAGTACCAGCTAGAGAAAATCAAGACTATCGGCGATGCCTACATGGTAGTGGGGGGGCTGCCTTTGCCCAGACCAGACCATGCCGAGGCCATCATGGAAATGGCCTTGGCTATGCAGGAAGCGGCCGCCCACATCACCCGCAACGATGGGCAAAAGTTTGAGCTGCGCATTGGCATCAACACTGGGCCGGTGGTGGCCGGAGTGATTGGCATTAAAAAGTTTAGCTACGACCTCTGGGGCGATGCTGTCAATATCGCCAGCCGCATGGAGTCCCACGGCGTGCCGGGCAAAATTCAAATTACCGAGGCGACTTACCAGCACCTCAAACACCGCTATACCTTTGAAGAAGTGGGCCAGGTGATGGTCAAAGGTCATGGCTATTTGACTACCTATCAATACAGCGGCCCTGAGCAAAAAGCTTGA